AAATAAATCCAATCTGCCAAAACCAAGTGCCTTGCACGAGCAGTAACAATGCCTTGACCAAACTGACCAGAGCACTGTTGACCATCCTCAATTCCACACCGATGATGATAGCGTTGGACAGAATGGTATAAACAAGAATGGTATGTATTGTGACGTCAAGGGAGGATCGCCCatgtaaatgaaaatgaaacaaaagagCCTCCACCAGGAAAGCCATAATTAGAGCAGCATAGTCAATATTTGGTGGAACATAACTTCTTTTGTAATGGGCGGTTAGATCACATAAGCCAGAAATCCCAAAGAAAGCAAACATCGTCATGTGCTGTGCATTTCCAACAGGTAATCCAAAATTATATTTCAGAGACCAAATCAACTCTCCAAGAATTCCAATAATTGCAAATGCTACTTTACAGACGGCTTCTATAGGTATGACGTTGCCAGTTTGTCGATACACTATGAAGTTGGGTCTAGCTATGAAGGTCTGCCCTGTCCATCGCGCTTTATTAAAGTAATACACAATGTTAACAGTCCACCATAATGCTAAAACAATGAAGAGTGATCCAGGAAACGCATGACTCGGGAAACTACCCATCGTGAAAAAATATTGTTACTTAATCTGAATTCTATTACAAATAATTAATCCAGGGATAATGACGGTTGAATCATAAGGACATCAAAATCATATGACGATGAACGCAACATCATATGACGTGTATGACGAAAACAGCTAGATCATATGACGAATATGTATGAATTCAACAATGTAGATGACGGGATCATTAGATGCATTATGGGTCAAAAGGTTTCCCGAATGCTATCCAAGTTTTACGAGGAGTTGGAACGACATCGACTGCCCACGTCATCctgaaagtaaataaataaagtatcaATAGTATACAAATATGTGGTTGTTTTGTTCATATATAAGTACCCCGCAATATATTTGTGATAGGTGGCGACAAACACTGGCCCTCTTCAGAACCGCGAGTTTCTTTTTCCTGCTAAGTGGAAATCAGTGTTAAATGGAGAGTCGTTAATTTGAATTGACATTTTCTGTGGGAGTTGTTACTGTCTATGTGTGCCATTGGAAACCAGATTAATACTTGGTATTTGTATTTACCTTTTCTGAAGCTTTTAAACTATATACGAAATCGTTAACAATTTCTTCATAGCTTAAGtggtatgtttatgtataaaaaatgtgtATTAATGGGAGAGCCAGTGGTACCCAAAGTTAGAACTCATAATAAGGTTGACTCTCTGAAATAATAGGTCTACACAATAGACAGTTTTATTGTCACCTGAcacttttggtttgtttggtttgtttttgtttaacgtcctattaacagccagggtcatttaaggacgtgccaggtttggaggtggaggaaagccggagtacccggagaaaaaccaccggcctacagtcagtacctggcaactgccccacgtaggtttcgaactcgcaacccagaggtggagggctagtgataaagtgtcgggacaccttaaccactcggccaccgcggcccccctGACCTGACACACAGTGGTACTAGTTGTACTTTAATCATAGCTACCACTGCCTATCAATGCTGTGAagatttatgtacattgtactaagCTACTTCATTAAACCGGATAAGTTATTTATTTTACTATCAATCGGCTTTCAGCTGCAAAGGaacaatattatatgtaatcaTAACAATTTTCTGCACCTTCAACATAATGAATACCCTGCAAGTGCAGGTTGACTTAAGGTTTTACTCTCCCCGTAGCATAATTTGTAAAAGGTGACTAAATTTAGGGTCTTGTTTCTCGGTTACATTGTTCTGATCAATGTCTCCCTTAAAAgggttttagacacaaaaaaggttaaagttgtctataggttggttttctgAAAAGCCAGTCAAATTACCCCCACACTCCTGGGGCTGTGTATATACACGCTGAGATACAGGGCACATAATGGGTCCATCTggacaagttcaagttcaagttcatttattactttaagtcTTACGACTCATCAGtgtaaacatatgtatacaggatatttacatatatacaaaatgttaaattggcCACATGAGAATGAACAAagctataatataatataatagtaacatcaatcaatattatcattacaATATATCTCATGCTTGTGATCGGCACTTATTTGCCGCTAACAGATATTTCCCAAGATTACACAAGTctttaacattatttgtattaagTAATTGAGTAAGCTTATATACACTTGGAttatttctataataatattttaaatacttctgTCTTAAATCAGAATACCTAgtacaaactaaaacaaaatgaaattcgtCTTCTATATCATTAAGATTACATAGAGTACAAACTCTGTTACTTCTATCAATGCCAACATATCGCCCAGATTCAATATTCAACTTGTGAGCTGACAGTCTGAGCCGAGCAATTTCTTTCGTATAGCTGATATTAACTGATTTTGTTAGATACGATTGTAATagaattttatcatttaattccCTGTAAAGCAAACCTTTCGACATATCTATAATAGCGCTATAtccattttgattaaaaatgtcaaataatctTTCCTTAATTATTGCAAAAGTAGAATCGTTTCCATTCTGGGCGTCCCAAATATAACCTAAGCCTAAGCGATTCAAATCATCTTTGATTTCACAGACCCATTGGTCCTTAAATAGGAGTATATTTTCATAACAcgatttcaatatacaattttcAGTATTGAGcaatttaaaccaatatttaaaaattgtaAGTTTCCTT
The sequence above is drawn from the Pecten maximus chromosome 9, xPecMax1.1, whole genome shotgun sequence genome and encodes:
- the LOC117334858 gene encoding transmembrane protein 45B-like, whose product is MGSFPSHAFPGSLFIVLALWWTVNIVYYFNKARWTGQTFIARPNFIVYRQTGNVIPIEAVCKVAFAIIGILGELIWSLKYNFGLPVGNAQHMTMFAFFGISGLCDLTAHYKRSYVPPNIDYAALIMAFLVEALLFHFHLHGRSSLDVTIHTILVYTILSNAIIIGVELRMVNSALVSLVKALLLLVQGTWFWQIGFILYSPSRSPSKWHAEDHEHILLAVLIFVWHAAIDLAVLAGTGVIVTIVQRRLFYETSGYRMVDISDSQYSMTILTGKEDVLTDEADSSRQS